A genomic segment from Sciurus carolinensis chromosome 1, mSciCar1.2, whole genome shotgun sequence encodes:
- the Cdk11b gene encoding cyclin-dependent kinase 11B isoform X1: MSQSDDRDSKRDSLEEGELRDHRMEITIRNSPYRREDSMEDRGEEDDSLAIKPPQQMSRKEKAHHRKDEKRKEKRRHRSHSTEGGKHARVKEKEREHERRKRHREEQDKARREWERQKRREMAREHSRRERDRLEQLERKRERERKLREQQKEQREQKERERRAEERRKEREARREVSAHHRTMREDYSDKGKASHWSRSPLRPPRERFELGDGRKPVKEEKMEERDLLSDLQDISDSERKTSSAESSSAESGSGSEEEEEEEEEEEEEEGSTSEESEEEEEEEEEEEEEETGSNSEEASEQSAEEVSDEEMSEEEERGDENHVLVVPESRFDRDSGDSEEGEEEVGEGTPQSSAPTEGDYVPDSPALSPIELKQELPKYLPALQGCRSVEEFQCLNRIEEGTYGVVYRAKDKKTDEIVALKRLKMEKEKEGFPITSLREINTILKAQHPNIVTVREIVVGSNMDKIYIVMNYVEHDLKSLMETMKQPFLPGEVKTLMIQLLRGVKHLHDNWILHRDLKTSNLLLSHAGILKVGDFGLAREYGSPLKAYTPVVVTLWYRAPELLLGAKEYSTAVDMWSVGCIFGELLTQKPLFPGKSEIDQINKVFKDLGTPSEKIWPGYNDLPAVKKMTFSEHPYNNLRKRFGALLSDQGFDLMNKFLTYFPGRRINAEDGLKHEYFRETPLPIDPSMFPTWPAKSEQQRVKRGTSPRPPEGGLGYSQLGEDDLKETGFHLTTTNQGASAAGPGFSLKF, from the exons ATGTCACAG tCTGATGACCGGGATTCCAAACGGGATTCCCTTGAGGAGGGGGAGCTGAGAGATCACCGCATGGAGATTACAATCAGAAACTCACCATACCGACGTGAGGACTCAATGGAAGACAG AGGAGAGGAAGATGATTCTCTGGCTATCAAACCACCCCAGCAGATGTCTCGGAAAGAAAAGGCCCATCACaggaaagatgaaaagagaaaagagaaacgcAGGCATCGCAGCCATTCAACAGAAGGGG GGAAGCATGCTagagtgaaagaaaaggaaagagaacacGAGCGTCGGAAACGCCATCGGGAAGAGCAGGATAAAGCACGccgggaatgggaaagacagaagaggagggagatgGCAAGAGAGCACTCCAGGAGAGAGCG GGACCGCCTGGAGCAGTTAGAGAGGAAGCGGGAGCGGGAGCGCAAGCTGAGGGAGCAGCAGAAGGAACAGCGGGAGCAGAAGGAGCGGGAGCGGCGGGCAGAGGAGCGGCGCAAGGAGCGGGAGGCCCGCAGGGAAG TTTCTGCACACCACCGTACAATGAGGGAGGACTACAGCGACAAGGGGAAGGCCAGCCACTGGAGCCGCAGCCCGCTGCGGCCACCGAGGGAGCGCTTCGAGCTGGGAGATGGCAGGAAGCCAG tgaaagaagagaaaatggaagaaagagactTGCTATCTGACCTCCAGGACATCAGTGACAGCGAGAGGAAAACCAGCTCAGCAGAGTCCTCCTCAG CAGAGTCAGGCTCAGGctcggaggaggaggaagaggaagaggaagaggaagaggaggaagaagggagtaCCAGTGAGGagtcggaggaggaggaggaggaagaggaggaggaggaggaggaggagactggGAGCAACTCTGAGGAGGCCTCAGAGCAGTCCGCAG AAGAAGTGAGCGATGAGGAGATGAGTGAAGAGGAAGAGCGAGGAGATGAGAACCACGTCTTGGTTG ttccAGAGTCACGATTTGACCGAGATTCCGGGGACAGtgaagaaggggaggaagaagtgGGTGAGGGGACCCCACAGAGCAGCGCCCCAACCGAAGGGGACTACGTGCCTGACTCCCCAGCCTTGTCGCCTATCGAGCTCAAGCAGGAGTTGCCCAAATACCTGCCAGCCCTACAG GGCTGCCGGAGCGTGGAGGAGTTCCAGTGCCTCAACAGGATTGAAGAAGGCACCTATGGCGTGGTCTACAGAGCCAAGGACAAGAAAACAG ATGAAATTGTGGCTCTGAAGCGGCTGAagatggagaaggagaaagagggctTCCCGATCACATCTCTGAGGGAGATCAACACCATCCTCAAGGCCCAGCACCCCAACATCGTCACTGTCAGG GAGATCGTGGTGGGCAGCAACATGGACAAGATCTACATTGTCATGAACTACGTGGAGCACGACCTCAAGAGCCTCATGGAGACCATGAAGCAGCCTTTCCTGCCAG GGGAGGTGAAGACCCTGATGATCCAGCTGCTGCGTGGGGTGAAGCACCTGCATGACAACTGGATCCTGCACCGTGACCTCAAGACGTCCAACCTGCTGCTGAGCCACGCTGGCATCCTCAAG GTGGGTGACTTTGGGCTGGCTCGGGAGTATGGGTCGCCCCTGAAGGCCTACACCCCAGTGGTGGTGACCCTGTGGTACCGCGCCCCAGAGCTGCTGCTTGGTGCCAAG GAATACTCCACAGCTGTTGACATGTGGTCAGTGGGCTGCATCTTCGGAGAGCTGCTGACGCAGAAGCCCCTGTTCCCTGGGAAGTCGGAAATTGATCAGATCAACAAAGTGTTCAAG GACCTGGGGACACCTAGTGAGAAGATCTGGCCTGGCTACAATGACCTCCCAGCTGTCAAGAAGATGACCTTTAGTGAGCATCCCTATAACAACCTTCGCAAGCGCTTTGGGGCCTTGCTCTCAGACCAGGGCTTCGACCTCATGAACAA GTTCCTGACCTACTTTCCTGGGAGGAGGATCAACGCAGAAGACGGCCTCAAGCACGAGTATTTCCGCGAGACCCCTCTCCCCATTGACCCCTCCATGTTCCCCACATGGCCTGCCAAGAGCGAGCAGCAGAGGGTGAAGCGGGGCACGAGCCCCCGGCCCCCTGAGGGTGGCCTGGGCTACAGCCAACTG GGGGAGGACGACCTGAAGGAGACGGGCTTCCACCTCACCACCACCAACCAGGGCGCCTCAGCCGCAGGCCCCGGCTTCAGCCTCAAGTTCTGA
- the Cdk11b gene encoding cyclin-dependent kinase 11B isoform X2 — translation MEITIRNSPYRREDSMEDRGEEDDSLAIKPPQQMSRKEKAHHRKDEKRKEKRRHRSHSTEGGKHARVKEKEREHERRKRHREEQDKARREWERQKRREMAREHSRRERDRLEQLERKRERERKLREQQKEQREQKERERRAEERRKEREARREVSAHHRTMREDYSDKGKASHWSRSPLRPPRERFELGDGRKPVKEEKMEERDLLSDLQDISDSERKTSSAESSSAESGSGSEEEEEEEEEEEEEEGSTSEESEEEEEEEEEEEEEETGSNSEEASEQSAEEVSDEEMSEEEERGDENHVLVVPESRFDRDSGDSEEGEEEVGEGTPQSSAPTEGDYVPDSPALSPIELKQELPKYLPALQGCRSVEEFQCLNRIEEGTYGVVYRAKDKKTDEIVALKRLKMEKEKEGFPITSLREINTILKAQHPNIVTVREIVVGSNMDKIYIVMNYVEHDLKSLMETMKQPFLPGEVKTLMIQLLRGVKHLHDNWILHRDLKTSNLLLSHAGILKVGDFGLAREYGSPLKAYTPVVVTLWYRAPELLLGAKEYSTAVDMWSVGCIFGELLTQKPLFPGKSEIDQINKVFKDLGTPSEKIWPGYNDLPAVKKMTFSEHPYNNLRKRFGALLSDQGFDLMNKFLTYFPGRRINAEDGLKHEYFRETPLPIDPSMFPTWPAKSEQQRVKRGTSPRPPEGGLGYSQLGEDDLKETGFHLTTTNQGASAAGPGFSLKF, via the exons ATGGAGATTACAATCAGAAACTCACCATACCGACGTGAGGACTCAATGGAAGACAG AGGAGAGGAAGATGATTCTCTGGCTATCAAACCACCCCAGCAGATGTCTCGGAAAGAAAAGGCCCATCACaggaaagatgaaaagagaaaagagaaacgcAGGCATCGCAGCCATTCAACAGAAGGGG GGAAGCATGCTagagtgaaagaaaaggaaagagaacacGAGCGTCGGAAACGCCATCGGGAAGAGCAGGATAAAGCACGccgggaatgggaaagacagaagaggagggagatgGCAAGAGAGCACTCCAGGAGAGAGCG GGACCGCCTGGAGCAGTTAGAGAGGAAGCGGGAGCGGGAGCGCAAGCTGAGGGAGCAGCAGAAGGAACAGCGGGAGCAGAAGGAGCGGGAGCGGCGGGCAGAGGAGCGGCGCAAGGAGCGGGAGGCCCGCAGGGAAG TTTCTGCACACCACCGTACAATGAGGGAGGACTACAGCGACAAGGGGAAGGCCAGCCACTGGAGCCGCAGCCCGCTGCGGCCACCGAGGGAGCGCTTCGAGCTGGGAGATGGCAGGAAGCCAG tgaaagaagagaaaatggaagaaagagactTGCTATCTGACCTCCAGGACATCAGTGACAGCGAGAGGAAAACCAGCTCAGCAGAGTCCTCCTCAG CAGAGTCAGGCTCAGGctcggaggaggaggaagaggaagaggaagaggaagaggaggaagaagggagtaCCAGTGAGGagtcggaggaggaggaggaggaagaggaggaggaggaggaggaggagactggGAGCAACTCTGAGGAGGCCTCAGAGCAGTCCGCAG AAGAAGTGAGCGATGAGGAGATGAGTGAAGAGGAAGAGCGAGGAGATGAGAACCACGTCTTGGTTG ttccAGAGTCACGATTTGACCGAGATTCCGGGGACAGtgaagaaggggaggaagaagtgGGTGAGGGGACCCCACAGAGCAGCGCCCCAACCGAAGGGGACTACGTGCCTGACTCCCCAGCCTTGTCGCCTATCGAGCTCAAGCAGGAGTTGCCCAAATACCTGCCAGCCCTACAG GGCTGCCGGAGCGTGGAGGAGTTCCAGTGCCTCAACAGGATTGAAGAAGGCACCTATGGCGTGGTCTACAGAGCCAAGGACAAGAAAACAG ATGAAATTGTGGCTCTGAAGCGGCTGAagatggagaaggagaaagagggctTCCCGATCACATCTCTGAGGGAGATCAACACCATCCTCAAGGCCCAGCACCCCAACATCGTCACTGTCAGG GAGATCGTGGTGGGCAGCAACATGGACAAGATCTACATTGTCATGAACTACGTGGAGCACGACCTCAAGAGCCTCATGGAGACCATGAAGCAGCCTTTCCTGCCAG GGGAGGTGAAGACCCTGATGATCCAGCTGCTGCGTGGGGTGAAGCACCTGCATGACAACTGGATCCTGCACCGTGACCTCAAGACGTCCAACCTGCTGCTGAGCCACGCTGGCATCCTCAAG GTGGGTGACTTTGGGCTGGCTCGGGAGTATGGGTCGCCCCTGAAGGCCTACACCCCAGTGGTGGTGACCCTGTGGTACCGCGCCCCAGAGCTGCTGCTTGGTGCCAAG GAATACTCCACAGCTGTTGACATGTGGTCAGTGGGCTGCATCTTCGGAGAGCTGCTGACGCAGAAGCCCCTGTTCCCTGGGAAGTCGGAAATTGATCAGATCAACAAAGTGTTCAAG GACCTGGGGACACCTAGTGAGAAGATCTGGCCTGGCTACAATGACCTCCCAGCTGTCAAGAAGATGACCTTTAGTGAGCATCCCTATAACAACCTTCGCAAGCGCTTTGGGGCCTTGCTCTCAGACCAGGGCTTCGACCTCATGAACAA GTTCCTGACCTACTTTCCTGGGAGGAGGATCAACGCAGAAGACGGCCTCAAGCACGAGTATTTCCGCGAGACCCCTCTCCCCATTGACCCCTCCATGTTCCCCACATGGCCTGCCAAGAGCGAGCAGCAGAGGGTGAAGCGGGGCACGAGCCCCCGGCCCCCTGAGGGTGGCCTGGGCTACAGCCAACTG GGGGAGGACGACCTGAAGGAGACGGGCTTCCACCTCACCACCACCAACCAGGGCGCCTCAGCCGCAGGCCCCGGCTTCAGCCTCAAGTTCTGA
- the Cdk11b gene encoding cyclin-dependent kinase 11B isoform X3 gives MREDYSDKGKASHWSRSPLRPPRERFELGDGRKPVKEEKMEERDLLSDLQDISDSERKTSSAESSSAESGSGSEEEEEEEEEEEEEEGSTSEESEEEEEEEEEEEEEETGSNSEEASEQSAEEVSDEEMSEEEERGDENHVLVVPESRFDRDSGDSEEGEEEVGEGTPQSSAPTEGDYVPDSPALSPIELKQELPKYLPALQGCRSVEEFQCLNRIEEGTYGVVYRAKDKKTDEIVALKRLKMEKEKEGFPITSLREINTILKAQHPNIVTVREIVVGSNMDKIYIVMNYVEHDLKSLMETMKQPFLPGEVKTLMIQLLRGVKHLHDNWILHRDLKTSNLLLSHAGILKVGDFGLAREYGSPLKAYTPVVVTLWYRAPELLLGAKEYSTAVDMWSVGCIFGELLTQKPLFPGKSEIDQINKVFKDLGTPSEKIWPGYNDLPAVKKMTFSEHPYNNLRKRFGALLSDQGFDLMNKFLTYFPGRRINAEDGLKHEYFRETPLPIDPSMFPTWPAKSEQQRVKRGTSPRPPEGGLGYSQLGEDDLKETGFHLTTTNQGASAAGPGFSLKF, from the exons ATGAGGGAGGACTACAGCGACAAGGGGAAGGCCAGCCACTGGAGCCGCAGCCCGCTGCGGCCACCGAGGGAGCGCTTCGAGCTGGGAGATGGCAGGAAGCCAG tgaaagaagagaaaatggaagaaagagactTGCTATCTGACCTCCAGGACATCAGTGACAGCGAGAGGAAAACCAGCTCAGCAGAGTCCTCCTCAG CAGAGTCAGGCTCAGGctcggaggaggaggaagaggaagaggaagaggaagaggaggaagaagggagtaCCAGTGAGGagtcggaggaggaggaggaggaagaggaggaggaggaggaggaggagactggGAGCAACTCTGAGGAGGCCTCAGAGCAGTCCGCAG AAGAAGTGAGCGATGAGGAGATGAGTGAAGAGGAAGAGCGAGGAGATGAGAACCACGTCTTGGTTG ttccAGAGTCACGATTTGACCGAGATTCCGGGGACAGtgaagaaggggaggaagaagtgGGTGAGGGGACCCCACAGAGCAGCGCCCCAACCGAAGGGGACTACGTGCCTGACTCCCCAGCCTTGTCGCCTATCGAGCTCAAGCAGGAGTTGCCCAAATACCTGCCAGCCCTACAG GGCTGCCGGAGCGTGGAGGAGTTCCAGTGCCTCAACAGGATTGAAGAAGGCACCTATGGCGTGGTCTACAGAGCCAAGGACAAGAAAACAG ATGAAATTGTGGCTCTGAAGCGGCTGAagatggagaaggagaaagagggctTCCCGATCACATCTCTGAGGGAGATCAACACCATCCTCAAGGCCCAGCACCCCAACATCGTCACTGTCAGG GAGATCGTGGTGGGCAGCAACATGGACAAGATCTACATTGTCATGAACTACGTGGAGCACGACCTCAAGAGCCTCATGGAGACCATGAAGCAGCCTTTCCTGCCAG GGGAGGTGAAGACCCTGATGATCCAGCTGCTGCGTGGGGTGAAGCACCTGCATGACAACTGGATCCTGCACCGTGACCTCAAGACGTCCAACCTGCTGCTGAGCCACGCTGGCATCCTCAAG GTGGGTGACTTTGGGCTGGCTCGGGAGTATGGGTCGCCCCTGAAGGCCTACACCCCAGTGGTGGTGACCCTGTGGTACCGCGCCCCAGAGCTGCTGCTTGGTGCCAAG GAATACTCCACAGCTGTTGACATGTGGTCAGTGGGCTGCATCTTCGGAGAGCTGCTGACGCAGAAGCCCCTGTTCCCTGGGAAGTCGGAAATTGATCAGATCAACAAAGTGTTCAAG GACCTGGGGACACCTAGTGAGAAGATCTGGCCTGGCTACAATGACCTCCCAGCTGTCAAGAAGATGACCTTTAGTGAGCATCCCTATAACAACCTTCGCAAGCGCTTTGGGGCCTTGCTCTCAGACCAGGGCTTCGACCTCATGAACAA GTTCCTGACCTACTTTCCTGGGAGGAGGATCAACGCAGAAGACGGCCTCAAGCACGAGTATTTCCGCGAGACCCCTCTCCCCATTGACCCCTCCATGTTCCCCACATGGCCTGCCAAGAGCGAGCAGCAGAGGGTGAAGCGGGGCACGAGCCCCCGGCCCCCTGAGGGTGGCCTGGGCTACAGCCAACTG GGGGAGGACGACCTGAAGGAGACGGGCTTCCACCTCACCACCACCAACCAGGGCGCCTCAGCCGCAGGCCCCGGCTTCAGCCTCAAGTTCTGA